One Falsibacillus pallidus genomic region harbors:
- the groL gene encoding chaperonin GroEL (60 kDa chaperone family; promotes refolding of misfolded polypeptides especially under stressful conditions; forms two stacked rings of heptamers to form a barrel-shaped 14mer; ends can be capped by GroES; misfolded proteins enter the barrel where they are refolded when GroES binds): MAKEIKFSEEARRSMLRGVDKLANAVKVTLGPKGRNVVLEKKYGSPLITNDGVTIAKEIELEDAFENMGAKLVAEVASKTNDVAGDGTTTATVLAQAMIREGLKNVTAGANPVGLRKGIEKAVQTAIEELKAISKPIEGKASIAQVAAISAADEEVGQLIAEAMERVGNDGVITIEESKGFSTELDVVEGMQFDRGYASPYMVTDSDKMEAVLENPYILITDKKITSIQEILPVLEQVVQQGKPLLLVAEDVEGEALATLVVNKLRGTFNAVAVKAPGFGDRRKAMLEDLAVLTGGEVITEDLGLDLKSANITQLGRAAKVVVSKENTTVVEGSGESEKIAARVNQIRAQLEETSSEFDREKLQERLAKLAGGVAVVKVGAATETELKERKLRIEDALNSTRAAVEEGIVSGGGTALVNVYNKVAAIEAEGDVATGVNIVLRALEEPIRQISHNAGLEGSIVVDRLKREEIGVGFNAATGEWVNMIESGIVDPTKVTRYALQNAASVAAMFLTTEAVVADIPEENGGMPDMSGMGGMGGMGGMM; this comes from the coding sequence ATGGCTAAGGAAATTAAATTCAGCGAAGAAGCACGCCGTTCCATGCTTCGCGGTGTAGATAAATTAGCAAACGCAGTAAAAGTAACGCTTGGACCAAAAGGACGCAACGTCGTACTTGAGAAAAAATACGGTTCCCCGTTGATCACCAACGACGGTGTAACAATCGCGAAAGAAATCGAACTTGAAGATGCATTCGAGAACATGGGTGCAAAGCTTGTAGCTGAAGTAGCAAGCAAAACAAACGATGTTGCCGGCGACGGTACAACAACCGCAACGGTTCTTGCACAAGCAATGATCCGTGAAGGCCTTAAAAACGTAACAGCCGGTGCAAACCCAGTCGGACTTCGCAAAGGAATCGAAAAAGCGGTTCAGACTGCTATCGAAGAACTTAAAGCGATCTCTAAGCCAATCGAAGGCAAAGCTTCCATCGCACAGGTTGCAGCAATCTCTGCAGCTGACGAAGAAGTTGGCCAATTGATTGCAGAAGCAATGGAGCGCGTTGGAAACGACGGCGTTATCACAATTGAAGAATCTAAAGGATTCTCTACTGAGCTTGATGTAGTGGAAGGTATGCAGTTCGACCGTGGATATGCATCTCCATACATGGTTACTGATTCCGACAAAATGGAAGCAGTCCTTGAAAATCCATACATCTTGATCACTGACAAGAAAATCACAAGCATCCAGGAAATCCTTCCTGTCCTTGAGCAAGTGGTACAGCAAGGCAAGCCACTATTGCTTGTAGCAGAAGATGTTGAAGGTGAAGCACTTGCTACATTAGTAGTGAACAAACTTCGCGGAACATTCAATGCAGTAGCTGTTAAAGCTCCTGGCTTCGGCGATCGCCGTAAAGCAATGCTTGAAGACCTTGCCGTCCTTACTGGCGGTGAAGTCATCACTGAAGATCTTGGCTTGGATCTTAAATCTGCAAACATTACTCAATTGGGCCGTGCAGCGAAGGTTGTTGTTTCGAAAGAAAACACAACGGTTGTTGAAGGTTCAGGCGAATCTGAAAAAATCGCAGCCCGCGTTAACCAAATCCGTGCTCAATTAGAAGAAACTTCTTCTGAATTTGACCGTGAAAAACTACAAGAGCGCCTTGCTAAGCTAGCTGGCGGTGTTGCAGTGGTTAAAGTCGGTGCAGCAACTGAAACAGAATTGAAAGAGCGCAAACTACGCATCGAAGACGCCTTGAACTCTACTCGCGCAGCAGTAGAAGAAGGAATCGTATCCGGTGGTGGTACAGCTCTAGTGAACGTATACAATAAAGTGGCTGCTATCGAAGCAGAAGGCGACGTTGCAACTGGTGTGAACATCGTTCTTCGCGCATTGGAAGAGCCAATCCGTCAAATCTCCCACAACGCTGGCTTAGAAGGTTCTATCGTAGTAGACCGTCTAAAACGCGAAGAAATCGGCGTAGGTTTCAACGCAGCAACTGGCGAATGGGTAAACATGATCGAATCCGGTATCGTTGACCCAACAAAAGTAACGCGTTACGCTCTTCAAAACGCAGCATCCGTAGCAGCGATGTTCCTAACTACTGAAGCAGTAGTAGCAGACATCCCTGAAGAAAACGGCGGCATGCCAGACATGAGCGGCATGGGCGGTATGGGTGGAATGGGCGGAATGATGTAA
- a CDS encoding CPBP family intramembrane glutamic endopeptidase gives MKKEYGYILIAYIIMQLSSLIGYPLVNKIGTSVFDVNENRMESLTTVIWIVFSFTAALLYVLFVLRKTERHTKIDKAEPLSIGASILWAIGGVFLAFIAQSVAINIEAMLGIKIGSKNTETIINIIEAAPIVIFVSSVVGPILEEIVFRKIIFGSLYERFSFFPSALISSLIFGIAHFEPIHIILYTAMGFTFAFLYIRTKRIIVPIVAHVTMNTIVVVAQSVFKDDIERMMNEADKIQGFIGGFFT, from the coding sequence GTGAAAAAAGAGTATGGCTATATACTGATTGCCTACATAATCATGCAGCTATCCAGCCTGATCGGATATCCGCTTGTCAATAAAATCGGCACCTCGGTATTTGATGTAAATGAGAACCGGATGGAGTCATTGACTACTGTCATTTGGATTGTTTTTAGCTTCACCGCTGCTCTTCTTTATGTACTGTTCGTATTGCGAAAAACCGAAAGACATACCAAAATAGACAAAGCTGAACCGCTTTCCATTGGAGCTTCTATCCTTTGGGCAATAGGCGGGGTCTTCCTTGCGTTCATTGCCCAGTCTGTCGCCATTAATATAGAAGCGATGCTCGGGATCAAAATCGGTTCAAAAAATACAGAAACGATTATTAACATTATTGAAGCCGCTCCGATCGTCATCTTCGTCAGTTCGGTAGTCGGACCTATATTGGAAGAGATTGTTTTTAGAAAAATTATCTTTGGAAGTCTGTACGAAAGATTTTCGTTCTTTCCATCCGCACTCATCAGTTCTTTAATATTTGGAATCGCTCATTTTGAGCCTATCCATATCATTTTATATACGGCCATGGGCTTTACGTTTGCCTTCTTATATATCCGTACAAAGAGGATCATCGTTCCGATCGTGGCCCATGTCACGATGAATACCATCGTCGTGGTTGCCCAGTCTGTCTTTAAAGATGATATCGAGAGAATGATGAACGAAGCAGATAAGATCCAAGGATTCATTGGAGGATTTTTCACATGA
- a CDS encoding PadR family transcriptional regulator has product MDRELLKGSIEILLLSLLAEADCYGYEMTKKLRVLSDDAYHMNEGTLYPALKRLEKKECVTSYWSQGSDGGRRKYYSITKTGRTVLEEKLQNWKQINKLIENTVEGLS; this is encoded by the coding sequence ATGGACAGGGAACTGCTGAAGGGCAGTATTGAAATATTATTGCTTTCATTATTAGCGGAAGCGGATTGTTATGGTTATGAAATGACAAAAAAATTACGGGTATTAAGTGATGACGCCTACCATATGAATGAGGGAACACTGTACCCTGCTTTAAAAAGGTTGGAGAAAAAAGAATGTGTGACATCGTATTGGAGTCAGGGGTCGGATGGCGGCCGGAGGAAATATTACTCTATTACCAAAACCGGGCGTACTGTTTTGGAGGAAAAGCTGCAGAACTGGAAACAAATCAATAAGTTAATTGAAAATACAGTGGAGGGATTATCGTGA
- a CDS encoding permease prefix domain 1-containing protein, whose protein sequence is MKEIIEKYVNEITLDLPDDQQKELREEIYIHLQDHVKELIIKGYSEEKAIRYAIKSFGNQDKLNRELKRTLFPYYKPIRFVWSVILVTAFLCLVSYSSMEYYHPEFDNHLPAYSVLMGMFIVTLIAGLGEVLYEAISSLVQVKWVLNPWLFFLVPSLIVGGIQTPQLFKHPEQYQGSLWLDLYAVPIGAFAYIISRQLFTSLFVRNKNNYNTTKVN, encoded by the coding sequence GTGAAGGAGATAATCGAGAAGTATGTAAATGAAATCACCTTGGATTTGCCGGATGATCAACAGAAGGAATTAAGGGAAGAGATTTATATACACCTTCAGGACCATGTCAAAGAACTTATAATTAAAGGATATTCTGAAGAAAAAGCGATCCGGTACGCAATTAAATCCTTTGGTAATCAAGATAAATTGAATCGGGAGTTAAAGAGGACACTTTTTCCCTATTATAAGCCGATTCGATTTGTGTGGAGTGTTATTTTGGTTACAGCGTTTTTATGCCTTGTTTCCTATTCTTCTATGGAATACTACCACCCGGAATTTGATAATCATTTACCAGCATACAGTGTGTTGATGGGCATGTTCATAGTGACCCTTATCGCCGGGCTAGGTGAGGTTTTGTATGAAGCCATTTCCAGTCTGGTACAGGTGAAATGGGTGTTAAATCCTTGGCTTTTCTTTTTGGTGCCGTCATTGATAGTTGGCGGAATTCAAACGCCACAGCTGTTTAAACATCCAGAACAATATCAGGGTAGCTTGTGGCTGGACTTGTATGCCGTTCCAATCGGTGCATTTGCATACATCATCTCAAGGCAGCTGTTTACTTCTCTCTTTGTGCGCAATAAAAATAATTATAATACGACGAAGGTTAATTAA
- the groES gene encoding co-chaperone GroES: MLKPLGDRVIIELVESEEKTASGIVLPDSAKEKPQEGKIVAVGTGRVLESGERVALEVAVEDRIIFSKYAGTEVKYQGTEYLILRESDILAVVGK, from the coding sequence TTGTTAAAACCACTAGGTGACCGCGTCATTATCGAACTAGTAGAGTCAGAGGAAAAAACGGCTAGCGGAATCGTGCTGCCAGACTCAGCAAAAGAAAAGCCGCAAGAAGGTAAAATCGTTGCTGTCGGTACAGGTCGTGTATTAGAAAGCGGAGAGCGCGTGGCTCTTGAAGTAGCTGTAGAAGACCGCATCATCTTCTCTAAGTATGCTGGTACAGAAGTGAAATACCAAGGAACTGAATATTTAATCCTTCGCGAAAGCGATATTTTAGCAGTAGTAGGCAAATAA
- a CDS encoding multidrug effflux MFS transporter translates to MNTLSKSKRLQLALLLGSLSLIGPFTIDTYLPSFPTIVNDFHTHASLVQVSLTTCLLGLGLGQLLIGPLSDITGRRKPLIIFLSLYLLSSLACAAAPNIYTLIAARFIQGFAAAGGLVISRAVVRDLYSGRELTKFFASLMLIGNLGPIVAPISGGFILTFANWKGVFIVLACIGLILTLTVTMKLEETLPAERRIPSNFKQVLGNFGSLLKDREFAGYAFTQAFTVAGIFAYVSGISFVYQNIYGVSPQTFSFLFGVNGIGLIIGTQLVGRFAIFTEKTFLKIGLLLSNTAALVLLFALIVKAPLIAVAIPIFFVVMSISIIGTSSFSLAIETKGHMAGSASALLGVLPFLLGSLTSPLVGIAGEYTAIPMGIVMFSASFMAFLSYFVLVNKGSINLKSGRKLYQ, encoded by the coding sequence TTGAATACTTTATCAAAGTCCAAGCGGTTGCAGCTTGCTCTTTTATTAGGGTCGCTTTCGCTTATTGGTCCTTTTACGATAGATACTTATTTGCCTTCGTTTCCAACGATTGTGAATGATTTCCATACGCATGCTTCTCTGGTGCAGGTCAGCTTGACTACTTGCTTGCTAGGGTTGGGATTGGGGCAATTGCTGATTGGGCCGTTGAGTGATATAACGGGCCGTCGAAAGCCTCTTATTATTTTTCTTAGCTTGTATTTGCTGTCTTCGTTAGCATGTGCTGCAGCACCGAATATTTACACATTGATTGCAGCCCGTTTTATTCAAGGGTTTGCGGCAGCGGGAGGATTGGTTATTTCCAGAGCCGTTGTGCGCGATCTTTATAGCGGAAGGGAACTCACGAAGTTTTTTGCATCATTGATGTTGATCGGGAATCTCGGTCCGATTGTCGCACCGATTTCAGGTGGCTTTATTCTTACGTTTGCCAATTGGAAAGGTGTTTTTATTGTCCTGGCTTGCATTGGACTGATTCTCACGTTGACGGTTACAATGAAACTGGAGGAGACGCTGCCTGCTGAGAGACGGATTCCAAGCAATTTTAAACAAGTACTTGGTAACTTTGGCTCTTTGCTGAAGGATCGTGAATTTGCAGGATACGCATTTACACAGGCTTTTACTGTTGCGGGTATTTTTGCATATGTATCTGGAATTTCCTTTGTTTATCAGAATATATATGGCGTTTCGCCTCAAACTTTTAGTTTCCTATTTGGAGTCAATGGCATCGGGTTGATCATTGGTACACAGCTTGTTGGCCGCTTTGCGATTTTTACTGAAAAAACGTTCTTGAAGATCGGTCTGCTTCTTTCTAATACAGCTGCATTGGTGCTGCTTTTTGCGCTGATCGTAAAAGCACCTTTAATAGCTGTTGCGATTCCCATTTTCTTTGTGGTTATGTCCATTAGCATTATCGGGACATCATCCTTTTCCTTGGCAATTGAAACCAAGGGCCATATGGCCGGAAGTGCATCAGCGTTATTGGGCGTGCTGCCATTTCTGCTAGGTTCCCTGACATCCCCATTAGTCGGAATAGCAGGAGAATATACAGCGATCCCAATGGGAATTGTTATGTTCTCAGCAAGCTTCATGGCCTTTTTATCCTACTTTGTCTTAGTCAACAAAGGTTCCATTAATTTAAAATCTGGGAGAAAGCTTTATCAATAA
- a CDS encoding YdiK family protein, with product MRPSPLFSGFFYCVLGVFFTIFAIQNVNDHGWGFFAFILVFLATLDFGSGIRMIMLHFRIKRKLNHSKKK from the coding sequence ATGAGGCCGTCACCATTATTTTCAGGATTTTTCTACTGCGTTTTAGGCGTGTTCTTCACGATCTTCGCCATCCAAAATGTCAACGACCACGGCTGGGGATTCTTTGCATTCATCCTCGTGTTCCTGGCAACCCTTGATTTTGGATCCGGAATCCGGATGATCATGCTGCATTTTCGGATTAAACGCAAACTGAATCACAGCAAAAAGAAATAG